From a region of the Besnoitia besnoiti strain Bb-Ger1 chromosome I, whole genome shotgun sequence genome:
- a CDS encoding AP2 domain transcription factor AP2XII-2 (encoded by transcript BESB_007260), whose protein sequence is MAHSNIHMPSTCLPGDGRSAISSRCPPCFPKHSPVPDGLKQKLNFPGLLSQAAVGPSQTTAAFDVFASGELAAPGNGLPGVQPASPSRCTTTASVALLPAFPVNMPLTTCATAPGDALKTQAHLHSTVEDEAIPASIRREIPQIVVRRGDAPTDALMRIPANQSAESYFRASREYSDFAGASAVREAAMANFPRPHVTSVPAATNLALLTQQPDSAASCASPPLPGGPADAPTAPMGAEIRVGASTESLQQLLSKHPQQARLLAAVLQRDGQSGSAPGALSRHLWAVAAAAAVRASPGLVQQQLRLRSQLLTRMALERCAQGEAPRCASPASKETLPASRVGNEGSVRVGSAPQNSQALQKQKECLAQSEARLQRPEILAVLHNRSTATFRFVLRALAVLAECCPRWAATAPAPAAAPLKSAHRTGAQLVGGEVILDRAAVPGDSSTGRCGSQVFRGQGEAEASGAAPSSYRWHWLHVVSFADKPELLTVYSSILAPLVSFASCCLPQAYPADNAASLSARTKERQALCGSNSALVLLQVLRELDDLRSLHDPLFLSSGIYSLQLLGQQPLGAVPHLGVCGEGCRAAMSAEGVCGLGLLRQSPLFPSFLEAAKALLAWPAPAVAAAAASLPQSSLQINRERATVEHCDSASFVCRECRQRTAAAASQGSASSANDAEKVSLVAAARGLAECILKHVDLNALDGSELLALLRLSEHLKPSLEAAVEDRAPVAKANSLVALASREGEAAFAVANGVQSCSVSTKTAMESQQDDACEAFVSLNKRGGDADRTQSQTHDSPEGVRNGKGEAISHGNGDGSTQGSQESVSEWTVSSRRHSESSTGSGQTVGAISSTDTDSAAESCLHSQGVAGSESPHASVICGSSVQPQEQPPAHTLLCFSPLFSFKDNGAASSSDLASCSPFSTEKLVTRAAPQPLSAVEKLLAGPDSVVDLQEPLPDSPVSCSLSNLLCPGPGADDGSARASATAKERACAADGPEAAPVYEGLYPSSSFGYSFSRLSSQEPPDFAAAELGVASGFAPVPLEESALSGVWAVHESVGLRDLPVLSGGLAEGAGAQAAVGGVQAVGKTGSRRRSARRQGATRHSEKRPEKLARMPAAQGAARAHDAQSKKRDYGVASGGSCDEFLAATCGGAGVRGKRAKTQTPVAEVEQPTSQAWSDAPEASSSLPDLLSRGGSANLVSASPATQACQDEKASGRNAAGAAGARRPVGAGASRGPVASTSSSVRSAVKGIYFDSYKKLWRVQWNSSGSSGGGSGGAGRRVSRSFSCARLGFEAAKARAIAWMLSGGHVGDGALSPNGGARGGSPGSCAGAGGDGVSDATSDGGSGASQATPELLEREEKERLLFSDPRLFLERIEAFYIKNRLYGLQCSGNSASASSQAGAEDSSQGSGESGGTGHRRGNGGSGGLRIVSVLSLDDMLAILKGTKRGMGDDASEHAETEAETEEEGTRVGEESESLCDAGACETPPRHAPFPLGGGSQGNQTDSQPSRKKQKRGKAAPAAAGATRSLVASPVTSPFVPGLSEEMEKHLFRLLPSLAPATARIDAGLQACHPLDGDVERTLSNALAAAAVGLEAADSVASLGVIPEVNDAHMQVVPSLSG, encoded by the coding sequence ATGGCGCACTCAAACATTCATATGCCCTCTACGTGTCTGCCCGGAGACGGGCGAAGTGCGATTTCATCGCGGTGTCCGCCGTGCTTCCCCAAGCACTCTCCGGTCCCCGATGGACTGAAACAGAAGCTTAACTTTCCAGGGCTTCTGTCTCAGGCGGCGGTAGGACCTTCACAGACAACAGCAGCGTTCGATGTGTTCGCCTCAGGAGAGTTGGCTGCTCCAGGCAATGGGTTGCCAGGTGTGCAGCCCGCCAGTCCGAGCCGGTGCACGACGACTGCAAGCGTTGCGCTTCTTCCCGCGTTCCCAGTGAATATGCCTCTTACCACCTGTGCAACGGCGCCCGGTGATGCGTTGAAAACGCAGGCACATCTTCACTCGACTGTCGAAGATGAGGCGATTCCTGCCAGTATCAGGAGAGAGATTCCACAGATCGTGGTTCGCAGGGGGGACGCCCCGACGGACGCCCTCATGAGGATTCCAGCGAATCAATCCGCAGAGAGCTACTTCCGAGCATCCAGAGAGTACTCTGACTTTGCTGGAGCTTCTGCCGTTCGTGAAGCTGCGATGGCAAACTTTCCAAGGCCCCACGTCACCTCGGTTCCGGCTGCGACGAACCTTGCTCTCTTGACTCAGCAGCCAGATTCGGCAGCCtcgtgcgcgtctccgcctctccctggAGGACCCGCTGACGCCCCGACCGCTCCGATGGGAGCCGAGATCAGGGTCGGCGCGTCAACTGagagtctgcagcagcttctgtCGAAGCATCCTCAGCAAGCTCGACTTCTGGCGGCGGTGCTCCAGCGAGATGGTCAGTCAGGGTCGGCACCAGGGGCGCTCTCGCGGCACCTTTgggcggtcgccgctgcagcggctgtgcGGGCGTCCCCCGGTCTGGTTCAGCAGCAGttgcgtctccgctctcaACTGCTCACCCGCATGGCGCTCGAACGGTGTGCACAGGGAGAGGCGCCTCGATGTGCTTCACCTGCTAGCAAGGAGACTCTGCCTGCGTCCAGAGTAGGAAATGAAGGCTCGGTGAGAGTGGGCAGCGCCCCGCAGAattcgcaggcgctgcagaagcagaaagagTGCCTCGCGCAGTCTGAGGCCCGACTTCAGCGACCCGAGATCCTCGCTGTGCTCCACAACCGGTCTACCGCTACGTTCCGCTTCGTCCTGAGAGCTCTGGCCGTCCTCGCCGAGTGCTGCCCCCGTTGGGCAGccacggcgcccgcgcctgcggccgctcctCTGAAGTCTGCGCACAGAACGGGGGCCCAACTCGTGGGCGGGGAGGTGATCCTAGACAGAGCCGCGGTCCCTGGCGACAGTTCTACGGGGCGCTGTGGAAGTCAAGTCTTCAGGGGACAGggggaagcggaggcgagcggtgCAGCTCCTTCCTCGTACAGGTGGCACTGGCTCCACGTTGTGTCGTTCGCTGACAAGCCGGAGCTCCTGACGGTGTACTCGTCTATACTCGCCCCGTTggtctccttcgcttcctgTTGTCTCCCCCAAGCCTATCCAGCAGATAACGCCGCGAGCTTGTCCGCGCGCACCAAAGAGCGACAGGCGCTCTGTGGCTCGAACAGCGCCCTCGTGCTGCTTCAGGTGTTGAGAGAACTGGATGacctccgctctctccacgATCCCCTCTTCCTGTCTTCTGGGATCTACTCCCTGCAGCTTCTTGGGCAGCAGCCTCTGGGCGCAGTGCCTCACCTCGGCGTGTGTGGAGAAGGCTGTCGCGCAGCCATGAGCGCGGAAGGCGTGTGTGGCCTCGGGCTCCTCCGGCAGAGTCCGCTGTTCCCTAGCTTTCTGGAAGCAGCAAAGGCCCTTCTGGCGtggcctgcgcctgccgtcgcggccgccgcagccagtcTCCCGCAGAGTAGTCTGCAGATCAACAGGGAGCGAGCGACTGTAGAGCACTGTGACTCGGCGTCGTTCGTCTGCCGCGAGTGCCGCCAACggacggcagcggctgcttccCAAGGTtcggcctcgagcgcgaACGATGCGGAGAAGGTCTCGCTGgttgcagcagcgcgcggcctcgccgagtGTATCCTCAAGCACGTCGACCTGAACGCCCTTGACGGATCTGAGCTGcttgctcttcttcgtctctctgaGCACCTCAAACCCTCCCTCGAAGCTGCGGTCGAAGatcgcgcgcctgtcgcaaAAGCGAATTCTCTcgtggcgctggcgagccgggagggggaggcggcaTTTGCGGTCGCGAACGGCGTTCAAAGTTGCAGCGTCTCGACAAAGACGGCGATGGAGAGCCAGCAAGATGACGCGTGCGAGGCCTTCGTCAGTCTGAACAAGCGGGGGGGCGATGCGGACCGAACGCAATCGCAGACGCACGACTCCCCGGAGGGCGTGCGCAACGGAAAAGGAGAAGCGATTTCTCACGGAAATGGTGACGGCTCGACGCAGGGGTCCCAAGAGAGTGTGTCAGAGTGGACAGTCTCTAGCAGGCGCCACAGCGAGAGCAGCACGGGAAGCGGCCAAACTGTCGGCGCGATCAGTTCGACGGACACTGACTCAGCTGCTGAGTCTTGCCTGCATTCTCAGGGCGTGGCTGGGTCGGAATCTCCGCACGCGTCCGTAATCTGTGGCAGCAGCGTCCAACCGCAGGAGCAGCCTCCCGCCCACACGCTTCTTTGCTTCTCACCTCTGTTCAGTTTCAAGGACAacggcgcggcgtcctcttccgACCTCGCGTCCTGTTCGCCCTTTTCCACTGAGAAACTGGTCACacgcgcggctccgcagccgctgagCGCTGTGGAGAAGCTGCTCGCAGGTCCCGATAGCGTGGTGGATCTCCAAGAGCCTCTCCCCGACAGTCCAGTGTCCTGTAGCCTCAGCAACCTTCTTTGCCCAGGCCCTGGCGCGGACGAtggctctgcgcgcgccagcgcgacgGCTAAGGAGAGGGcatgcgccgcagacggcccAGAGGCAGCGCCCGTGTATGAAGGTCTGTAcccttcctcgtctttcgGCTACTCGTTCAGCCGCCTGTCCTCGCAGGAGCCCCCCgacttcgcggcggcagagttGGGCGTCGCATCCGGTTTCGCCCCCGTTCCGCTCGAAGAGTCTGCGCTCTCCGGAGTCTGGGCAGTCCACGAGAGCGTCGGTCTTCGGGATCTTCCGGTTCTCAGCGGTGGGCTCGCtgaaggcgctggagcccaGGCCGCGGTCGGGGGTGTCCAGGCCGTCGGGAAGaccggctcgcggcgccgcagcgctcgGCGAcagggcgcgacgcgccacTCTGAAAAGCGACCGGAGAAATTGGCTCGGATGCCAGCAGCCcagggcgccgcccgcgcccatGACGCTCAgtcgaagaagagagactaCGGAGTTGCATCGGGCGGATCCTGCGACGAGTTCTTGGCTGCCACGtgtggaggcgccggcgttcGGGGGAAgcgggcgaagacgcagacgccggttGCGGAAGTCGAGCAGCCCACAAGCCAGGCGTGGTCCGACGCTCCGGAAGCTTCCAGCAGCCTTCCAGATCTCCTCagtcgaggaggaagcgctAACTTGGTGAGCGCGAGCCCAGCGACTCAGGCCTGCCAAGACGAGAAGGCTTCAGGCCGCAATGCAGCGGGTGCGGCAGGCGCACGTCGACCGGtgggcgcgggcgcttctcgcgggcCTGTGGCGagcaccagcagcagcgtcCGGTCGGCGGTGAAGGGCATCTACTTTGACAGTTACAAAAAGCTGTGGCGAGTTCAGTGGaacagcagcggcagctcagGCGGAGGCTcgggaggcgccggccgGCGTGTGTCACGGTCCTTCAGCTGTGCCCGCCTCGGGTTcgaagcggcgaaggcgcgcgcgattGCGTGGATGCTTTCTGGAGGTCATGTCGGAGACGGAGCGCTGTCGCCCAACGGCGGTGCCCGAGGGGGCAGCCCCGGGAGCTGCGCGGGGGCTGGAGGCGATGGCGTCAGCGACGCCACGAGCGATGGAGGCTCCGGCGCGAGTCAGGCGACACCCGAGCTGcttgagagagaagaaaaggaacggcttctcttctccgaTCCTCGGCTCTTTTTGGAGCGCATCGAGGCATTTTATATCAAGAACCGACTCTACGGTCTGCAGTGCAGCGGCAACagtgcctccgcgtcctcgcaaGCCGGTGCCGAGGACTCATCGCAGGGATCGGGCGAGTCTGGAGGCACCGGGCACCGCCGAGGAAACGGCGGAtccggcggcctccgcatcGTCTcggttctctctctcgatgATATGCTGGCCATTCTCAAAGGAACGAAGCGGGGCAtgggcgacgacgccagcgagcaCGCCGAGACAGAAGCGGAAACGGAGGAAGAGGGAACTCGAGTCGGCGAGGAGAGTGAGTCGCTCTGCGATGCAGGCGCGTGCGaaacgcctccgcgccacgCGCCATTCCCCCTTGGTGGCGGATCCCAGGGTAACCAAACAGACTCTCAGCCGagcaggaagaagcagaaacgcggcaaagctgcgcctgcagcggctgggGCAACTCGGTCGCTTGTCGCTTCGCCTGTGACTTCTCCGTTCGTCCCCGGGCTCTCCGAGGAAATGGAAAAGCAcctttttcgtcttctcccctcGCTGGCCCCCGCGACCGCCAGGATTGACGCAGGCCTGCAGGCTTGTCACCCCTTGGACGGAGACGTGGAGAGAACGCTCTCCAACGCGttggccgctgcggctgtcggCCTTGAGGCAGCCGacagcgtcgcctcgctcgggGTCATCCCCGAGGTGAATGATGCACATATGCAAGTTGTCCCTTCCCTTTCCGGCTAA